The DNA window CCGTGTTGCAGGCCGCTGGCGATGAGAGATTCCACCCGATCCTTGTGCGCCTGGGTAATGACCGGGCCCATCTGAGGCTGGCTGGCAGTGTCGGTCGGGCCGACTTGGATCGCTTTCGTGGCGTCGATCAACGTGGGCAGGAAATGTTTCGCCGCATCGCCGATGACGACGGCGGTGGAGCCTGCCATGCAGCGTTCTCCGGCGCAGCCGAAGGCAGCCTCGGTGACGCCTTTGACGCTCGGCTCGAGGTCGGCGTCGGGCATGATGAGCACATAGTTTTTCGCGCCGCCGTTGGCTTGGACGCGTTTGCCGTTTTGCGTTCCAGTTAGATAGATATGGCGGGCGACGGGCGTGGAGCCGACGAAGGAAATGGCGCGGACTTTCGGGTGAACGAGCAGCGCATCGACGACTTCGCGGCCACCGTGGACGATGTTGAAGACACCCGCTGGCAGCCCGGCTTCCTCCAATAACTCCCCAAGTCGAATGGCGGTGAGCGGGACTTTTTCGCTGGGCTTGAGGACGTAGGTATTGCCGCAAACGAGCGCGACGGGGACCATCCAGAGCGGGACCATCGCGGGGAAGTTAAAGGGCGTGATGCCGGCGCAGACACCGAGCGGCTGGCGGATGGCGTCGCAATCGATGCCGCGCGCGACGTTTTCGAGGATTTCGCCCATCAATAACGATGGAACTCCGCAGGCAAACTCGACCATTTCGATCCCGCGCCGGACGTCGCCCCGGGCTTCGATGGCGGTCTTGCCATGCTCGCGGGTGACGAGCGCGGCGAGTGCGTCGAAGTGGTCTTCGAGCAGAATCTTGAAGCGGAAAAAGATGCGGGCGCGTTCGGTCGGCGGGGTCTCCATCCAGCTCGGGAACGCGGCGGCGGCGGCTTCGACGGCTTCGTTGACCAATGCCGCGTCGCCCATCGGCACTTCGGCGATGACTTCGCCGCGCGAGGGGTTGAAGACGGGCGATGTGGGGAGATCGGAGAGGTTTCTCCATTCGCCCCCGATGTAAACCGGGCAGGGCGTGAGCATGAGTAAATCTAAGCGTCGCGCCCGCAGCGTGTCTAATGGGAATCGGCCCGGCAAAGATAGGGAGATTTTGCACCGTGCGGAAGGTGTGTTACAGGTTTGCGCGTGACATTCCCCTCGCTTCTCCGTTTCGTCTGTGTGCTCTGGCTGGTGGGCTCCACTTTGTTCGCGGCCAATGAGCCGATCGTGGCGAACACTTTGCCCGATTTAAGTCTGATGCGTGGAGGGGCCACGACGACGCTGGATGTGTCGAATGTCTTCGGACTGACTGGCGTGACCGGGCCGCTGGTGGAGTTTGTTTTTTCTGGCGGCCACATGTTTCTCGAGCTGTTTCCGACGACCGCTCCCGCGACGGTGGCCAATTTCCTGCGCTACACGGATAACAAGGTTTACGACAACACCATCATTCATCGTTCCGAGCCGGGGTTCGTGATTCAGGCGGGGGGTTATCAGTGCGTAACCAATCTACCGCATGTGACGACATACGACCCGGTGCCGAATGAATTTTCGATCTCAAACACCGCTGGCACCATGGCGATGGCGAAAGTGGACGGCGATCTGAACAGCGCCACGAGCGAGTGGTTTGTGAACCTGGCGGATAACACCGGGCTCGATGCGGACAATCAGAAGTTTACGGTTTTCGGACGTTTGATTGGCAACGGACTGGGGTTCTGCCAAAGCATCGCAGCATTGCCGAGGGTCGATCTTTTCCCCGGTGATCCGACGAATTCAGAAGACCCGAATAACTACGATCCTTTCAACACATTGCCGGTTTTCAACTACACGAGCGGTACGGTCTTTCTCTCGAATTTGCTCCTTCTCGAGACCGTTCGCCGCGTCCCATTGATCAAACTCGACAGCACCATTTCTGGCTACCTCACACTCACGGCCACGTCGTCCAACCCGAGTGTGATGGTTCCCACGGTCACTTCCAATGGACTGCAACTCACCAGCGGCAGCACGTCGGGCCAGGCTACGATCACGGTCACTGCAACCGACATTTATGGACAAAACGTGAGCACGACTTTCGTGGGCAGCGCGTTGACGCCATCGTATCTCGTTTCCCTTCGAGCCAGCCCCTCCAGCTATGGCTCCGTTCGCGGCGGAAACACCATTCTCGCGGGCAGCCGCATCACGGTCAAAGCCATTCCACGGGCGCATCGCCGGTTCCGCAAATGGACGGAAAATGGCCGCACGATCAGCACACGGGCGAGTTACGTTTTTACCGTCGGATCGCAGCGTTCGCTGGTCGCAGTCTTCAGCCGCTAACTGGCAAAACGATAACCTGCGGCCCGAATCTGCGTCACGAGTTCGCGGATGAATTCCACGCTGGCGGGTGAGCCGGCGGCGTCGGTTTTTCCCTCGTGCACGAGCAGGATGGCACCGGGTTCCAGTCCGGTCAGAATGCGCTTCATGCTCTTCTCCGGGTCGCAGCGCAGGCCATCGAAGGCGCGCACGCTCCAGCCGACGAGGGTGAGTTTTTTCCGTCGCAAAACACCATGAAGAAAGGGATTTTTGATTCCCGCAGGACAGCGAAACGCCGGGAGCAACGGGAGTTGCATCCGACTCGCAGTCGATTCGAACTCGTCCAGTTCGCGGGCGACTTTCCACCGCGGATAAATCCAGAAGCGGGCGAGGTCGTGGTTTTGCGTGTGGCTGGCTGCGGTGTGCCCGTGGCGTTGCAATGCGGCGAGCGCCTCGGGGAATGAGGGTAGTTTTTTTCCCATCAAAAAGAAGGTCGCGGAGACGCCCTGCGCTTCTAACATTTTCGCCAGTTCCACCGTGTCGGCGGAAGGTCCGTCGTCGATGGTGAGCCAGACGATTTTCTCACTCGTCGGCAGCCGCGCTAGGACCGGACCTAACATGGTTGAACGCGGATAAAGCAATGCGACTAACAACAGCCCGTGGGCCACGACCGCATACAGCCAGACCCATAAGTGTGTGACTCCGATCAGGCCGACGAGCAGCGGCGGAGTGAGGTTCCAGACTAACAACGCGCGCCTGAGCCAGACGCTGGACGCGGTCACCCGATGCTCAGACAACGCACGGGCGATCAGCGATTCCATTCGACTATGGAATTCCTAATTTTACTCCCACTCGATCGTCGCGGGCGGCTTGCTGCTGATGTCGTAAACCACGCGGTTGACACCTTTGACTTCGTTGATGATCCGCGTGCTGATGCGGGCCAGAATGTCGTAGGGCAGCCGCACCCAGTCGGCGGTCATGCCGTCCTGGCTCTCGACGATGCGCAGCGCGATGGTGTTTTCGTAAGTGCGCTCGTCGCCCATCACGCCGACGGAGCGGACGGGCAGGAGGACGGCGAAGGATTGCCAGACTTTGTAATACCACTCGGAGGCTTTCATTTCCTCGACAACAATGGAGTCGGCCTCGCGCACGACGCGGAGGTTTTCCTCGGTGATTTCGCCGAGAATGCGCACGGCGAGTCCGGGGCCGGGAAACGGCTGGCGAAAGACGACTTCCTTTGGCAAGCCGAGTTCGAGTCCGACCTTGCGAACTTCGTCCTTGAAGAGCTGGCGCAGCGGTTCGATGAGCTGGAAATCCATGTCCTCGGGCAGGCCGCCGACGTTGTGATGGCTCTTGATAAGCGACGCCGGATTGCCGTCGATGGCGACGCTTTCGATGACGTCGGGATAGAGCGTGCCCTGGGCGAGAAACTTGTATTGCGACTCGTCGCCCGGGGCGTGAGCGGACTTTAAGTCGCGTGTCGCCTGCTCGAAAACGCGGACAAATTCGTTGCCGATGATCTTGCGTTTTTTCTCTGGATCGGTGACGCCCGCGAGCTTGCCAAGGAAGCTGGCCGAGGCATCCACGGTGACCAGTTTCATGTGGAAGTTCTCGCCGAAAAGTTTCTGGACGGCCTCCGCTTCATTGGCGCGAATGAGGCCGTTGTTCACAAAAACGCAGGTGAGCTGGTCGCCGATGGCCTTGTGCAAAAGCGCGGCCGCGACGGACGAATCGACGCCCCCGCTGAGCCCGAGAATGACACGCGCATCGCCGACTTTGGCCCGAATCTCGGCGCAGGTCAGCTCGATGAAGGAGCCCATCGTCCAGTCGCTTTTCGCGCCGGAAATAGTGTGGACGAAGTTTTTAATGATCTCGCTCCCGCGCGGCGTGTGGACGACTTCGGGGTGAAATTGCAGTCCGTAAAACTTGCGGGTGGCATCTTCGACGACGGCGTAGGGCGAGTTTTCCGTGGTGCCGACCGACTCAAACCCGGATGGCAACTGGGTCACTTTGTCGCCGTGGCTGTTCCAGACGTCGATCTCCTCGGGCAGACCTTGAAAAAGCGGGCACGCGGTGCGGACTTTCAATTTGCCGGGGCCAAACTCGCGGCGGCTGGAGTTTTCCACTCGACCACCGAGATGATGCGCCAAAAGCTGCATCCCGTAGCAGATGCCGAGCACGGGCAAGCCCAGGGAAAAAATCGCTGGGTCGGGTTGCGGTGCTTTCTCGGCATAAACGCTGGCCGGGCCGCCGGAAAGGATGATGCCGCTGGCTCCGGCCTGCGCGAGAACGGCGGCGGGCGTGTCGAACCGCACGATTTCGGAGTAAACCTGGCATTCGCGCACCCGGCGGGCGATGACCTGAGTGTATTGCGACCCAAAGTCGAGAATGAGAATTTTGGAAGGTGCGGCAGCAGACATGCGAATTTATTTCTTAACGATCACCATCTTCATCGCGTCGCCGCGCTTGATCTGGTCCACCACGGTCATGCCTTCGCCGAGGACGCGTCCAAAAACGGTGTATTGCATGTCGAGATGCGGCGCGTCCTGGAGGACGATGTAAAACTGGCTATTGGCCGAGTTGGGGGCGTTTGTGCGGGCGGCAGCGAGGGAGCCGCGGGAGTTTTTGTAGGCTTTGTTGACCTCGAGCGGGAGGTCGGGATAAGTCGAACCACCCGACCCGGCTCCGGGAACATCGACGCCATTTTTAGTTTTTGGATCGCCGACTTGGGCGACGAAATTCGGCACGATGCGATGGAACTGGATGCCGTCGTAAAAGCCTTCGCCAGCGAGAAGAAGAATCCGCTCGACGTGTTTCGGGGCGGCATCGGGGAAGAGTTCTAGGTAAATGTCTCCAGCGGGCACTTCGACGCGGACAATGGGATCTTTGCGGTCGAGATATTGGGCGTCCGCAGGTTTGGAGGTGGTGTCGTTCATCTGCAAAACTAAGCAAACAGACCGGGCCTAGCACAAGCGCGGAATTTTTTAATTTCTCCAAGCCACATCGCGAGTTGCATCGTTATGGGATTGACCCCGGGTTGCAGTCGCATGTATTACTAACTCGAACCCCTCCCCTATTATGATCGAGCTTGAAGTTTATGCGGCTGGCGTCCGCGATCCCGACAAAATCCTCGAACTCGAGCACGCGCTCGAAGTGCTGGTCGGCTTGCGTTACAAAATCGATGCAAACCACGACGTCGTTTACATGGATCTCGATCAGCCGACGGTGAATCTCCAGGAACTGAAGGATCTCTTTCGCCGCGCCGGACTGGACCCGAAATTTGTCGGTTCCGTCCCAGCGGAAATGACGAAAAAAGCGAAGACGCAGAAGATCACCATCCGCTAAATCGGGCGGTAAATTCTTTATCGGCGGGAATAACGCCCGCGGCCTCCATCGGCACCGTTCCTGCTTAGGAACAGGTATGCTTTTTATCACGGGAAATTCTCAGGTATGACACCCTCCCGGACGATCAACCTGATGCGGCTGCTGTTTCTGGCCTTCACCACCAGCATTGGCTGGCTCTGCATCGATCTCGGTCGCGGCCCTCTCTGGATCGGGGCCTGCATCGGCATGGTGGCGGGTTTGATCACGATTTTGGTGGACCGCCTGCTCGACGGGATTCGGCTGCGGGCGTTCTCATCGGCCACTTTCGGGCTCCTCATCGGTTGCGTCTTCGCCCATCTTTTGCGTGCGTCCGGCGTGCTCGATTATGTGCCGGAAAGGACCGCTTGGATGATCAATCTCGGTGCCTACTGCTTTTTCGGTTACATGGGAATGATGCTCGCCGTCCGCAGCAATCGCGACGAATTTTCCCTCATCATTCCCTACGTTCGCTTCCGGCAGCAATCGGTCCAGGAACAACCCGTTCTTGTCGATACCAACATCGTTATCGACGGTCGCATCACCGAGCTTTGCCTCTCTGGCTTCATTCGCGGACCACTCATCGTCCCGCGTTTCGTGCTCAACGAACTCCAGCGCATGGCCGACTCCGGCGATTCAATCAAGCGTGAGCGTGGTCGGCGCGGTCTCAGTAAACTGCAGGAAATGCAGCTCTCGGAGATTGTAGGCGTCACCATTCACGAGACGGATACCCAAGCCATTGGCGACGTGGACAGCGAACTGATCCGGCTGGCGCAGATATTGGGAGCCCGCATTATTTCCAATGACAGCGGACTTTGCCAGGTCGCACGGCTGCAAAAAGTCAACGTCCTCAACCTCAACGAAATGGCCAAAGCCTTGCAAATGAAGGACTTGCCCGGAGACGAGTTGGAGTTGCATCTGGTCAAGGAAGGCCGCGACTTCCATCAGGCGGTCGGCTACCGCAACGACGGAACGATGGTCGTGGTGAACAACGCCCGTCATCTCATCGGCGAGACGGTCGATGTTGTCATCAGCAGTTTTGTCCAGACGAACGCCGGTCGGCTGACCTTTGCCGAGTTGAAAAATATGGAACACGCGCCGCTGAAAGCCAGCGCCTGAGCAAACCGAGTTAGACTTAATTCAGCGTCCGCTCGTAATCCACCAGCCGGTTGAGCGCGGCGGCAAAATCCTCGAAAGCCGGGGCCGGAATCATGATCGTGTCGCGGCGTCCGTTCACGTCTTCGGTCACTTTCAGAAAGCGTCCGCGGGCGTTTTCCTTGAGGTCCAGAAAGAAAACTTTGCGGTCAATGATCACTTTTTCGCTCGCGATCGGCGCATCGTGCACGCGCTCATTTCCACCGCGGGATTCATTTCTTTCGGACCACTCTGATTCGGACATAAACGTGTTTTTTGGGGCTGAATCTTTGTTTTAGATTCTAAATGAACAATGTCAACCTCGCTCTTTAACTCCGCTGCAAGCCCACGGCAGAGCGGACTTTGAGCAGTGTCTTTGAGGCCACAGCCTGCGCCTTTTCGCTGCCTACGCTGAGAATTTTCTCCACACGAGTTGGATCGGATTGTAACTCGGCCCGGCGTTCCCGCATCGGCGCGAAATGGGTCCAGATCGCCTCGAAAAGCCGGTTTTTGAACTCACCGTAACCAATTCCGCCCGCCCGAAAATCGGCTTCCATGCGAGTTACATCCGACTCAGCGGCGAAGTGACGATAGAGCGCGACGATGCTGGAAGTCGCCGGATCCTTCGGCGATTCCACCGGAGTCGAATCCGTCTGCAGCTGGCGGATTTTCTTGAGCAACGCCTTTTCTTCCAGAAACAAATCGATGGTGTTCCCGTAGCTCTTGCTCATTTTTTGGCCGTCGAGTCCGGGCACGGTCGCGACTTCCTCGCGAATGATCGGTGTCGGCAGTTTGAAGGTCGCGCCGTATTGTTCGTTGAGTTTGATCGCGATGTCGCGGGTCACTTCCACGTGCTGTTTTTGATCGCGCCCGACGGGAACGAGGTCGCTCTCGTAGAGTAAAATATCCGCCGCCATCAGCACCGGATAGGCAAACAACCCGTGATCCGCCGCGATCCCGCGCGCCGTTTTGTCCTTGTAGGAATGGCACTTTTCTAAGAGCGACATCGGCGTCACCGTGCTCAAAATCCAGGAAAGCTCGGTCACCGCTGGCACGTCCGACTGCACGAAAAGGCAGGCTTTTTCCGGGTCCAAACCGCAGGCGAGAAAGTCCAGCGCCACGCTTTTCACATAACTCCGCAACTGCGCCGGGTCGCGCACGGTCGTCAGCGCGTGGTAATCGGCAATGAAATAATAGGCGTCGCCGCGCTCCTGCAATTCGATTGCGGGCCGCATGGCGCCGAGATAATTGCCGATGTGCAACGTGCCTGAGGGCTGGATGCCGGTGAGGATGCGCGGCATGAGTTATTTCGAGATGGATTTGACGAGCACCTTGCTATTGCGACCGCTCGCGTCGTATTTCTCGCGTCGGCTGGCGGGCAGCACGTCGGCGGACGTCTCCACGAAGCCGCCTTTCTGGTGCAAATAGGCAAATGCACGGGTCGAAAGCGCGAAGATTTCATTGAAACTCCGCTCACGCGCCAGGTTCTCGACAAAGGCCATCAGCTTTTTGCCGTGCCCTTGATTCTCCGCGCCTTTCGCGACGTAGAGACAGGCCAGTTCGGCCTTCGATTCCTCGGGAAAGGCATGAAGCGCCACGCAGCCGACAAGCCGACGGTCGATTTCCAGCACCCAATAATCCTCGATTCGCGCGACGATGTCGGCCCGCGTGCGATGGATCAATTCCTCGTTATCGACCGACTCGCGGATGAGATTCATCACGCCACGCACGTCCTTTTTGTAAATGCGCCGAATCTGCTGGTAGTCGTTTGAGAAAATCATCGTCCCGACGCCTTCATTGGAGAAAACCTCGGTCAACAACGCCTCATTCAGATTGCCGTTGATCAAATGCACTCGCGGAATGCCCAACCGGCAGGCGCGGGCGGCGTGGTCGAGCTTGGACGCCGTGCCGACGGGCAGTTTGGCGCGGTGCTTTTTGAGAAGATCCTCCGTCTCCGGCACGGAAAGCTGCGCCACGAAACGCCCGTCGATCACCACGTCCGGGTGAGCCGAAATGAAAATAATCTTCGCCGCGTGCAGCGCCTCGGCGACTTCCAAGGCTATGGCGTCGGAGTTCACCCGGAACGTGCGGCCCTCGCCATCGAACCCGAGCGGCGGAATCACCGGAACGATTCCCTCATTCAAAAACAGCTCCAAACAACGGTCGTCCACGCGCTCGACACGGCCGGTGTTTTGGTTGTCCACCCCGCCCAAAATGCCTGCCGGATGCGCGATCACGGTGTTCGCGTAAGCCGCCCGCAGATCGACATTGGTCAGGCCCTGCATGATCTCGTTGGTGAGATTGATCGCAATGTGAGTCGCGATCTCCAGCGTCGCGTCGTCCGTGATCCCAGTTCCATCGGTATTGGAGAGCGCGACGTGCTCTTTCTGGCCCGCCGCCTCGATCTGAAAAGCCGCGCCGTGAATCAGCACGACCCGGATGTTCAACGAACGCAAGACCGCGATATCGAGGAGAATATTGGGGAAATTGGGAGACGCCAGCACCTCGCCATCGATGGCAATCACGAAAGTCCGCTCCCGAAAACGGGGAACGTACTGCAAAATACCGCGGAGATCGGAGACCTTCATCTGCGGCCAGTGAATATCAATTTGGCGGATCGGAAAACAAGAAACTATGCCGGGTAATTTTCTCTGTGTCCGCTCCGGCACGTGTGAAATAGTCGGGCGATGATTCTGGCGATTGAGACTTCCTGCGATGAGACGGCAGTCGCGTTGTATTCAGCGGAAAAAGGCGTGCTGGCGTCGGAGATTTCGTCGCAGATTTTGCTCCATCGTCCGTATGGCGGCGTCGTGCCGGAGGTGGCGTCGCGCAGTCATTTGGAAGTAATCGAGCCGCTGATTCGAGTTGCATTGGAATCAGCCAAAGTGGCCGTCAGTGACATCGATGCGTTTGCCGCCACGTCGGGTCCGGGGCTCGCTTCGTCGTTGCTCGTCGGCTCGTCGGTCGCGAAGGGTCTCGCCGTCGGGTCCGGCAAACCCTATCTCGCCGTCAACCATATCGAGGGTCATCTGCTCTCGCCGTTCATCGGAAATCCGGCGGGCGTGCTGCCGAATCTTTCGCTCGTGGTCAGCGGCGGTCACACGCTGCTCGTCGAGGTGGGTGGGGCAGGCGATTACCGATTGCTCGGCCGCACGGTCGATGATGCCGCAGGCGAGGCTTTCGATAAAGTGGCGAAGATGCTCGGACTGCCGTATCCGGGGGGGCCGGAGATTGATCGCGTGGCGAAAACCGGAGATCCGAAGCGCTTCGATTTCCCGCGTTCGATGCTGAAGAGCGGAGATTTTCAATTCAGTTTCAGCGGACTGAAAACGGCGGTGCGCTATCTGTTGCCGAAGCTGAAACCCGACGATCTGGCGGACGTTTGCGCGTCATTTCAGGAGGCGGTGATCGAGGTTCTGGTCGGCAAAGCTCTGGCTGCGGCCAAAAAAACGCAGTCGAGTTTGATTGCAATCAGCGGAGGCGTCGCGGGAAATTCCCGTCTGCGCGAAGCGATGACGCACGCCTGCGTCAAGAATGGATTGGAACTCCGGATCGCCGCTGGAAAATATTGCGGCGATAACGCGGCGATGATCGCCCACGTCGCGCAAAAACATTTCGAGCGTGGCCTTTTTTCCGATCTGGATGAGGAGATTCAGCCCAATCTCAGCCTCGACTGGCTGCGCTGATTTCCTTGGGAGCGCCCGCGTCTCGCGGGCAGTTCTCGGCGTCCCGCCGAGAACCTTTCCAGATGTGTTGCGTGGGACACGCAACACTGGCCGCGAGACGCGGGCGCTCCCCGGGGTCTAACTTTCCGGTTTGATCCGGTAATCCACCCGGCGTGAGTTCAGCCAAGCCACTCCAAACATGTCCATCGTGGCCTTGATCGCACGGTTGCCGAGGCCGTATTTGCTGATGCCAAACTGCCGGTGCCGGTGATTCACCGGGGTTTCCACCACTTTGTAACCCGCGTTTTTGATCAGCGCCGGAATGAAACGATGCATTCCGTAGAAGGGCAGCAGCGCGCGGCGGCATTCGGTTCGCATTGCCTTCAGACTGCAACCCGTGTCGCGCACGCCGTCGCCGATGAAGCGACTCCGAACGAAATTGGCCACGCGGCTGGTGATGCGCTTGACCACCGTATCGCGGCGTTTAGCGCGGTAACCGCAGACGAGGTCACCGCCGTTTTCCACGGAAGAGACGAGTTTCATAATATCGGCAGGATCGTTTTGCAGGTCGCCGTCGAGCAGGACGATGATGTCACCTTTCGCCGCCATGATGCCGGCATACATCGCAGCGCTTTGGCCGGCATTTTTCTCAAAAGCGAGCACGCTCACGGTCGGCTTGCGCTCGATTTTGGCCACGGTGGCGTCCTTCGATCCATCATCGACGAAGAGGATTTCGTAATCCTGTCCAGCCAGGCCGGACTCGAGTTGTTGCTGGAGCGGGGCGATATTTTCCTCCTCGTTGTAGAGCGGAATGACGACGGAAATGTGTGGACTCATGGAGATTTTGGCGGGGTCTTAGAGAGGCAGGGTCTTATAATTGGTGCAAATGAAAAAGCGAATTTTGCGGACGAGCAGCCCATTTTTCGTGATTTCCCGCTCGCCGAAATACTCCCAGCGCTCGAAGCCGCGCATGAGCGCCTCCGCCGGTTTGCCCTCGGCGCGGTCGGTGACGTAGAGCGCGTTTTTGCCCATGAATCGATTCACACCCGCTTCTTCAGTGTTGAATGGATCGAGTTCGTGCGGCGCGGCATCGTCGAAAGTGTCGTAACTCGGCCAGAAGGAATATTGGTTCTGAATCATCTGCGACTCGGGGATGTAAACCGGCGGATCGCCCGCTCGCATCACCGGTTTTTCGGGCAGATACCAGGCGAGCGAGGCGGCGACCTGGTATTTGTTGGCGATCAGGAAAACCGGGCCGCCGGTCTTGGCTTCGACCTCACGGCGAACCTCGGCGACGGTTTTTCCCGTCTCGGTCCAGCCTTGCAGACGCGTGCCTGCGTCATATTCGTAGGGCCAGTGGATGCCCATTTTGCGGAGCGGTTCCGTGCCCATCGCGAGCAGGGAAATGAAAACCCCTAGCACGAGCGCGGCCCGCGCCCAGATGCGAAACCACGGCTTGCGCTCGAACCGGCGCAGCCAGTCGCGCGTGGCAAAAATCGCCAGCGTGACCATCGCGGGCGCGGTCCAGTTCGCCTCGCCGGCTTCCTTTAGCGACAATCCGAAGTAGAGAAAAATCAGCGGCGCGGCGAAGGAAATGAGGAAGGCTGTCTTGCGATGGTTGCTGAAATTCCAGAGTCCGGCGAAAAAACTCCAGCCGAGTCCGATCAATATCAGCGGCGAATAGACGCCGAGATGTTCGCCGAGGAACTTAAACGGCTCCTCCGGGTGCAGCGCGAAACCGGTCTCCAGATTGCCACGTTCGCTCAGGTGCGTGAGCGTG is part of the Chthoniobacterales bacterium genome and encodes:
- a CDS encoding glycosyltransferase family 2 protein — encoded protein: MSPHISVVIPLYNEEENIAPLQQQLESGLAGQDYEILFVDDGSKDATVAKIERKPTVSVLAFEKNAGQSAAMYAGIMAAKGDIIVLLDGDLQNDPADIMKLVSSVENGGDLVCGYRAKRRDTVVKRITSRVANFVRSRFIGDGVRDTGCSLKAMRTECRRALLPFYGMHRFIPALIKNAGYKVVETPVNHRHRQFGISKYGLGNRAIKATMDMFGVAWLNSRRVDYRIKPES
- a CDS encoding glycosyltransferase family 39 protein encodes the protein MKTRLFLILAVLTVLRLLICGRFELSPDEAYYYQWSQHPDLAYYSKGPGVAMTILASTKLFGATEFGVRALSPLLGLGTSLLVFGLARRIYDERAGFWAAILTQCLPIFNIGALLMTIDPLSIFFWLLGVYSFWRAIEVTPRWSPWWLLSGLAVGLGSLAKYTNLAALLSMAAVISLVPAWRIQWRRLGIYLALLIAALCMIPPVLWNNEHDWITLTHLSERGNLETGFALHPEEPFKFLGEHLGVYSPLILIGLGWSFFAGLWNFSNHRKTAFLISFAAPLIFLYFGLSLKEAGEANWTAPAMVTLAIFATRDWLRRFERKPWFRIWARAALVLGVFISLLAMGTEPLRKMGIHWPYEYDAGTRLQGWTETGKTVAEVRREVEAKTGGPVFLIANKYQVAASLAWYLPEKPVMRAGDPPVYIPESQMIQNQYSFWPSYDTFDDAAPHELDPFNTEEAGVNRFMGKNALYVTDRAEGKPAEALMRGFERWEYFGEREITKNGLLVRKIRFFICTNYKTLPL